CGGTAAATGTTACAAAGGGAACAGTCCATATTAGCATGAAAAGGTGATTGTCAGTGAAAAAAATCCATATTATTTTAATATTTTGTTGCATGAGCATTTTAACAGGGTGTATGTATCCAAGAGAAAATATGAAACAAAGTGCTATTCCTTATGAAGACCAGTTGCAAGTTGTACAAAAAGCCATTAATACATATAAGGAGCAAACGGATGGTTTATTACCAATTAAGACGCGTGATATGAGTACGCCGATTTATCAGAAGTATCCAATTGATTTTCAAAAAATTGCTCCAAGGTACATACAAGAGGCACCAGGGAATGCGTATGAAAGTGGTGGAGTATATCAATATGTATTAATAGATGTTGAAAAAAATCCGACAGTAAAGTTAATTGATGTGAGAATGGCGGAACAAATTCAAGAAGTGGCATTGAAGCTAAGGATGTATCGGGATGAACATCAATATCCACCTTTTAAAAAAGTGATTACAGATGGTGTTTATGAATTAGACTTCAAAAAACTAGGATATAAAGATGTACCACAAGTGACAAGTCCGTACTCAGGAAAAGGTCTCCCTCTTGTAATCAATGAAAAAGGAGAATTGTTTGTTGATTATAGAATCGACTTATATGAAGCGTTGAAAAAAAATGAAGGGCAATTTAAAGAAGGGGAAGATATCCGGGGGATATTATCGGAGGATTCCCCGTTTGTTCCTGCATATTCTTTGCCGTACACAGTAAAAAATGGAGAACCAATTTTTTTAAAATCATAAGTCATGAACCTTTCTTTTAGTGAATAAGTTCTAGAAGAAAGGTTTTTTATGTTATACAACTTGCGATGCAAACAAAAGGTATTTTTAAATAGTCATATGAAATTGGACAAAATTATATGATATATTGTCCGAACTTCTAGAATACCATTATATTATATCAGATATTATAGGCAACGTTAGAGAAGGTATTAGTTGACTATAAACGTGGAATTATTCCCAAAAATATTGAGGGAGGGAATCACTTGGAAAAGGTAGATATTTTTAAAGATATTGCGGAACGCACAGGCGGTGATATTTATTTTGGAGTTGTAGGAGCTGTTCGAACAGGGAAATCAACATTTATTAAAAAATTTATGGAACTTGTTGTTATTCCCAATATTGAAAATGAGTCAGACCGTCAAAGAGCGCAGGATGAACTGCCTCAAAGTGCTGCTGGTCGTACAATAATGACGACGGAACCGAAGTTTGTTCCAAACCAAGCGGTTTCTATCGAAGTAGATGAAGGTCTTGAAGTGAATATTCGATTAGTAGATTGTGTTGGATATACGGTTCCAGGAGCAAAAGGCTATGAAGATGAGAATGGTCCGCGCATGATTAATACTCCTTGGTATGAAGAGCCTATTCCATTCCATGAAGCTGCAGAAATCGGAACACGTAAAGTAATTCAAGAGCATTCAACAATAGGTGTCGTTATTACAACAGATGGAACAATTGGTGAAATTCCAAGAAGAGATTATATAGAGGCAGAAGAACGCGTTGTAAATGAGTTAAAAGAAGTAGGAAAGCCTTTCATTATGATTATCAATACTGTACAGCCATATCATCCAGATACGGAGCAGTTACGTCAAAGTTTATCAGAAGAATATGATATCCCAGTAATTGCGATGAGTGTAGAGAGTTTAAGAGAAACAGATGTGTATAACGTACTTCGAGAAGCGTTATTCGAGTTCCCGGTTTTAGAAGTGAATGTAAACCTTCCGAGCTGGGTAATGGTGCTAAATGAAGGACATTGGTTACGCCAAA
This Bacillus mycoides DNA region includes the following protein-coding sequences:
- the spoIVA gene encoding stage IV sporulation protein A, with protein sequence MEKVDIFKDIAERTGGDIYFGVVGAVRTGKSTFIKKFMELVVIPNIENESDRQRAQDELPQSAAGRTIMTTEPKFVPNQAVSIEVDEGLEVNIRLVDCVGYTVPGAKGYEDENGPRMINTPWYEEPIPFHEAAEIGTRKVIQEHSTIGVVITTDGTIGEIPRRDYIEAEERVVNELKEVGKPFIMIINTVQPYHPDTEQLRQSLSEEYDIPVIAMSVESLRETDVYNVLREALFEFPVLEVNVNLPSWVMVLNEGHWLRQSYQEAVQETVKDIKRLRDVDRVVWQFSQYEFIDRASLAGIDMGQGVAEIDLYAPDELYDQILKEVVGVEIRGKDHLLKLMLDLSHAKTEYDQVADALRMVKQTGYGVAAPALADMSLDEPEIIRHGSRFGVKLKAVAPSIHMIKVDVESTFEPIIGTEKQSEELVRYLMQDFEDDPLSIWNSDIFGRSLSSIVREGIQAKLSLMPENARYKLKETLERIINEGSGGLIAIIL